In one Massilia endophytica genomic region, the following are encoded:
- a CDS encoding TonB-dependent siderophore receptor: MVLRTAKLGCMAAAIAAAFTHTASAQQAPETNAVPAVQDSAPAPADGLNLERVVVTGTASRSTKMRSSVSVSTMDAENIALAAPTSAAEVLRSIPGVRAESSGGEGNANITVRGVPISAGGARYVQMQEDGLPVLQSGDFNFITPDSYVKIDGTLDHLEVVRGGSASTLATNSPGGIINFISKTGEQEGGNIGIQRGLGYDETRYDFDYGGRLDAKTRFFIGGHYRTGEGQRNTGMSTEDGGQIRGNITRELDKGWIRLSFKHLDDKAPTALPVPVRVTNGKVSEIAGIDPRSTTFYSPYWVRDVSLTRENGKVSSNVNDGLRVKSDAFGIAASFDLGSGVTLSENFRKSQNSGRFLGVFPANNGKAGSYTIATGPDKGKAYNGMAFSAVVFNTSIDNADNTLNDVKLSKSFAVEGGKLTATGGLYSSLQKLGLTWNFNEYLMQLTGDKPALLQTASSTPGYVGPAWGGCCMRAVDMEYKLLSPYVNLGWEKGPLNVDASVRQDRQRANGAANIATGGLAYNPAAGQLVDYNIHHTSYSVGGNYQFDRNFAAFARISDGVAFNADRILFGTPLDGSAPININTVRQVEGGVKWRSGGASAFLTLFRAKTDETNFEATTQISTANRYDAKGAELEAAWKLGDFRVNGGVTYTDAEIVGAAPGMEATIGHTPRRQARFTYQIAPSYTWGALTAGGSLIGTSRSWADDASTIEMPAFRVVNAFVRYEITQQLNLSLSVNNLFDKIGYTEVEGDGHAARSIGGRAVKLGLNYSF; the protein is encoded by the coding sequence ATGGTTTTACGTACAGCCAAACTTGGCTGCATGGCTGCCGCCATCGCTGCCGCATTCACCCACACCGCCAGCGCCCAGCAAGCGCCGGAAACGAACGCCGTCCCGGCCGTGCAGGACTCCGCACCCGCCCCCGCGGACGGCCTGAACCTGGAGCGCGTCGTCGTCACCGGCACCGCCAGCCGCAGCACCAAGATGCGTTCGAGCGTCTCGGTCAGCACCATGGACGCCGAGAACATCGCCCTGGCCGCGCCCACCAGCGCCGCCGAAGTGCTGCGTTCCATCCCCGGCGTGCGCGCCGAATCCTCGGGCGGCGAAGGCAATGCCAACATCACCGTGCGCGGCGTGCCCATCTCGGCAGGCGGCGCGCGCTACGTGCAGATGCAGGAGGACGGCCTGCCCGTGCTGCAATCGGGCGACTTCAACTTCATCACGCCGGACAGCTACGTGAAGATCGACGGCACACTGGACCACCTCGAAGTGGTGCGCGGGGGCTCGGCCTCCACTCTCGCCACGAACTCGCCGGGCGGCATCATCAACTTCATCAGCAAGACGGGCGAGCAGGAGGGCGGCAATATCGGCATCCAGCGCGGCCTGGGCTACGACGAAACCCGCTACGACTTCGACTACGGCGGCCGCCTGGACGCGAAAACCCGCTTCTTCATCGGCGGCCATTACCGCACCGGCGAAGGCCAGCGCAACACCGGCATGAGCACGGAGGACGGCGGCCAGATCCGCGGCAATATCACCCGCGAGCTGGACAAGGGCTGGATCCGCCTCTCCTTCAAGCACCTGGACGACAAGGCGCCAACTGCGCTGCCGGTGCCAGTGCGTGTCACGAACGGCAAGGTCAGCGAGATCGCCGGCATCGATCCACGCAGCACCACCTTCTATTCGCCTTACTGGGTGCGCGACGTGTCGCTGACCAGGGAGAACGGCAAGGTCTCCAGCAACGTCAACGACGGCCTGCGCGTGAAGAGCGACGCCTTCGGCATCGCCGCCTCCTTCGACCTGGGCAGCGGCGTAACCTTGAGCGAGAACTTCCGCAAGTCGCAGAACAGCGGCCGCTTCCTCGGCGTCTTCCCCGCCAATAACGGCAAGGCGGGCAGCTACACCATCGCCACCGGTCCGGACAAGGGTAAGGCCTACAACGGCATGGCCTTCTCCGCCGTCGTCTTCAACACCTCCATCGACAATGCGGATAACACCCTGAACGATGTGAAGCTGTCGAAATCCTTCGCAGTCGAAGGCGGCAAGCTCACGGCCACCGGCGGCCTGTACTCGTCGCTGCAGAAGCTGGGCCTCACCTGGAACTTCAATGAGTACCTGATGCAGCTCACCGGCGACAAGCCGGCGCTCCTGCAGACGGCATCGTCCACGCCAGGCTATGTGGGCCCGGCCTGGGGCGGCTGCTGCATGCGCGCCGTGGACATGGAATACAAGCTGCTGTCGCCATACGTGAACCTGGGCTGGGAAAAAGGTCCGCTGAACGTGGACGCCAGCGTGCGCCAGGACCGCCAGCGCGCCAACGGCGCCGCCAATATCGCCACCGGCGGCCTGGCGTACAACCCGGCGGCCGGGCAGCTGGTCGACTACAACATCCATCACACTTCCTACTCCGTGGGCGGCAACTACCAGTTCGACCGCAATTTCGCCGCCTTCGCCCGCATCAGCGACGGCGTGGCCTTCAATGCCGACCGCATCCTGTTCGGAACGCCGCTCGACGGCAGCGCGCCGATCAATATCAACACGGTGCGGCAGGTGGAAGGCGGCGTGAAATGGCGTTCCGGCGGCGCAAGCGCCTTCCTGACCCTGTTCCGTGCCAAGACCGACGAAACGAACTTCGAGGCCACCACGCAGATCAGCACCGCGAACCGTTACGACGCCAAGGGCGCGGAACTGGAAGCGGCATGGAAGCTGGGCGACTTCCGCGTGAACGGCGGCGTCACCTACACGGATGCCGAGATCGTGGGCGCCGCACCAGGCATGGAAGCGACCATCGGCCACACCCCGCGCCGCCAGGCGCGCTTCACCTACCAGATCGCCCCGAGCTACACCTGGGGCGCGCTGACGGCGGGCGGCAGCCTGATTGGCACGAGCCGGTCCTGGGCGGACGATGCCAGCACCATCGAAATGCCGGCCTTCCGCGTGGTGAACGCCTTCGTGCGCTACGAGATCACGCAGCAGCTGAACCTCTCGCTGAGCGTCAACAACCTCTTCGACAAGATCGGCTATACCGAGGTTGAAGGCGACGGGCACGCCGCGCGCTCGATCGGCGGCCGCGCCGTGAAGCTTGGCCTGAACTACTCCTTCTGA
- a CDS encoding LacI family DNA-binding transcriptional regulator, with protein sequence MAKLPSQERLQMADIARLAGVSTSTVSRALAGSPLVNEETRTRIMDLARSLKYTINVGAQNLRLKQNRTVAVVVPSDQHVHQSLSDPFFLSMIGSLADALTEQGFDMLLSRVDAEQLSAAATPFDTGRVIGIILIGQWGHHDQLNEMAARHVPVVVWGAQLPQQLYCTVGGDNVTGGRLAAEHLLAQGRRRIAFFGDIRLPEVEQRYRGYCDALQAAGIAPDPALCVPATFLPEGGREAVAELARRGVDYDAIFACSDLLAMMAINTLRDQGRKVPEDLAVVGYDDIELSSYFHPPLTTVRQPVQAAGRAMVAALLQLTEGRPAPSLQLPTELVQRASSA encoded by the coding sequence ATGGCCAAGCTTCCATCCCAGGAACGCCTGCAGATGGCGGACATTGCGCGCCTGGCGGGCGTGTCCACCTCCACCGTGTCGCGCGCCCTGGCAGGCAGCCCCCTCGTCAACGAGGAAACGCGCACCCGCATCATGGACCTGGCGCGTTCGCTGAAGTACACCATCAATGTGGGCGCGCAGAACCTGCGCCTGAAGCAGAACCGCACCGTGGCCGTTGTGGTGCCGTCGGACCAGCACGTGCACCAGAGCCTGTCCGATCCCTTCTTCCTCAGCATGATCGGCTCCCTGGCCGACGCGCTGACCGAACAGGGCTTCGACATGCTCCTCTCGCGCGTGGACGCCGAGCAGCTGAGCGCCGCCGCCACGCCGTTCGATACGGGCCGCGTGATCGGCATCATCCTCATCGGCCAGTGGGGCCACCACGACCAGCTCAATGAAATGGCGGCGCGCCATGTGCCCGTGGTGGTGTGGGGCGCCCAGCTTCCCCAGCAGCTTTACTGCACCGTGGGCGGCGACAACGTAACGGGCGGCAGGCTGGCCGCCGAGCACCTGCTCGCCCAGGGACGCCGCCGCATCGCCTTCTTCGGCGACATCCGCCTGCCCGAGGTGGAGCAGCGCTACCGCGGCTATTGCGATGCGCTCCAGGCAGCAGGCATCGCACCCGACCCGGCCCTCTGCGTGCCTGCCACCTTCCTGCCCGAAGGAGGGCGCGAAGCCGTGGCCGAACTCGCGCGGCGCGGCGTGGACTACGACGCCATCTTCGCCTGCTCCGACCTGCTGGCCATGATGGCGATTAACACCCTGCGCGACCAGGGCCGCAAGGTGCCGGAAGACCTTGCCGTGGTCGGCTACGACGATATCGAACTCTCCTCCTATTTCCATCCTCCGCTCACCACCGTGCGCCAGCCCGTGCAGGCTGCGGGACGCGCCATGGTGGCGGCCCTGCTGCAGCTGACCGAAGGCCGGCCCGCCCCCTCCCTCCAGCTCCCCACCGAACTCGTGCAACGCGCCAGTTCCGCATAA
- a CDS encoding glutathione S-transferase family protein, with protein MKLIGSLTSPYVRKVRVVLAEKKLDYAIELEDVWLPETTIHELNPLGKVPCLVLEDGDVMYDSRVIVEYLDTLTPVCKLLPPNGNGRERAAIKNWEALADGVLDAGVAMRLERIQRPPELQSAEQIARQMGKVERGMASMSDRLGDNAWCAGNHYSLADVAVGCALGWFSFRFPDIDWRGAHPNLGKLFDKLSERASFKDTVPQG; from the coding sequence ATGAAACTTATCGGTTCGCTGACCAGTCCCTATGTCCGCAAGGTGCGCGTTGTGCTGGCGGAAAAGAAGCTTGACTATGCCATCGAGCTGGAGGATGTATGGCTCCCGGAAACCACCATCCATGAACTGAACCCGCTGGGCAAGGTGCCCTGCCTGGTGCTGGAAGACGGCGACGTGATGTACGACTCGCGCGTGATCGTCGAGTATCTGGATACCCTGACTCCGGTCTGCAAGCTGCTGCCGCCCAATGGCAACGGCCGCGAGCGCGCCGCCATCAAGAACTGGGAAGCCCTGGCCGACGGCGTGCTGGACGCGGGCGTGGCCATGCGCCTGGAGCGCATCCAGCGTCCGCCCGAGCTGCAGAGCGCCGAACAGATCGCCCGCCAGATGGGCAAGGTGGAACGCGGCATGGCGTCCATGTCCGACCGCCTGGGCGACAACGCATGGTGCGCAGGCAACCATTATTCCCTGGCGGATGTAGCCGTGGGCTGCGCCCTGGGCTGGTTCAGCTTCCGCTTCCCCGACATCGACTGGCGCGGCGCCCACCCCAACCTGGGCAAGCTGTTCGACAAGCTGTCCGAACGCGCGTCCTTCAAAGACACGGTGCCTCAAGGCTAA
- the purB gene encoding adenylosuccinate lyase encodes MTTPYSTLSALSPLDGRYAAKTDKLRPILSEAGFMHHRVKVEIAWLQALSLAGFAEIKPFPAPATALLDKLAADFSEADAARIKEIEAVTNHDVKAVEYWLKEKVKDVPELVAASEFIHFACTSEDINNTSHGMMLKAARDQVMVPALQGLVAKLKEIAHANAELPMLSRTHGQTASPTTLGKEFANVIARLQRAIERIAKVEILGKMNGAVGNYNAHLSAYPSFDWPAFSKNVIEQRLGLVFNPYTIQIEPHDYMAELFDAFARANTILLDLNRDIWTYVSLGYFKQKLKAGEIGSSTMPHKVNPIDFENSEGNLGLANAVLKHLSEKLPVSRMQRDLTDSTVLRNIGVGLGYALLAYDSCLRGLNKLEVNPARLEADLDANWEVLAEPVQTVMRRYGIENPYEQLKELTRGKGISKEALRDFITGLAIPQEAKDLLLAMTPANYTGIAAQLAKAI; translated from the coding sequence ATGACTACTCCCTATTCGACCTTGTCGGCCCTGTCCCCCCTGGACGGCCGCTACGCCGCCAAAACCGACAAGCTGCGCCCCATCCTGTCCGAAGCCGGCTTCATGCACCACCGCGTGAAAGTGGAGATCGCCTGGCTGCAGGCCCTGTCGCTGGCGGGCTTTGCCGAGATCAAGCCCTTCCCGGCCCCCGCCACGGCCCTGCTGGACAAGCTGGCCGCCGATTTCAGCGAAGCGGACGCGGCCCGCATCAAGGAAATCGAAGCCGTCACCAACCATGACGTGAAGGCCGTCGAGTACTGGCTGAAGGAAAAGGTGAAGGACGTGCCCGAACTGGTGGCCGCCTCCGAGTTCATCCACTTCGCCTGCACCTCGGAAGACATCAACAACACTTCCCACGGCATGATGCTCAAGGCAGCGCGCGACCAGGTCATGGTGCCTGCGCTGCAGGGCCTGGTGGCCAAGCTGAAGGAGATCGCCCACGCGAACGCCGAGCTGCCCATGCTCTCGCGCACCCACGGCCAGACGGCCAGCCCCACCACCCTGGGCAAGGAATTCGCCAACGTGATCGCCCGCCTTCAGCGCGCCATCGAGCGCATTGCCAAGGTGGAGATCCTGGGCAAGATGAACGGCGCCGTGGGCAACTACAACGCCCACCTCTCGGCCTACCCCTCCTTCGACTGGCCTGCCTTCTCGAAGAACGTGATCGAGCAGCGCCTGGGCCTGGTGTTCAACCCCTACACCATCCAGATCGAGCCGCACGACTACATGGCCGAGCTGTTCGACGCGTTTGCCCGCGCCAACACCATCCTGCTCGACCTGAACCGCGACATCTGGACCTATGTCTCCCTGGGCTATTTCAAGCAGAAGCTGAAGGCGGGCGAGATCGGCTCCTCCACCATGCCGCACAAGGTCAACCCGATCGACTTCGAGAACTCGGAAGGCAACCTGGGCCTGGCCAATGCCGTGCTCAAGCACCTGTCCGAAAAGCTGCCCGTGTCCCGCATGCAGCGCGACCTGACCGACTCGACCGTGCTGCGCAATATCGGCGTCGGCCTCGGCTACGCCCTGCTTGCCTACGACAGCTGCCTGCGCGGCCTGAACAAGCTGGAGGTGAACCCGGCCCGCTTGGAAGCCGACCTGGACGCGAACTGGGAAGTGCTGGCCGAGCCCGTGCAGACCGTGATGCGCCGCTACGGCATCGAAAACCCCTACGAGCAGCTGAAGGAGCTCACCCGCGGCAAAGGCATCTCGAAGGAAGCCCTGCGCGACTTCATCACCGGCCTGGCGATCCCGCAGGAAGCAAAAGACCTGCTGCTGGCCATGACCCCCGCCAACTACACCGGCATCGCCGCCCAGCTCGCGAAAGCCATCTGA
- a CDS encoding cytochrome b has protein sequence MPRYTNTAILLHWLMALLIVAAFSLGLVMTDIPGITPAKLKYYSWHKWMGVTVLALAAVRLLWRLAHKPPMHPAGMPAWQVKAADASHVLLYVLLFAVPISGYLYTTASNVPVVYLGLFQIPALFEGTPELKALFKPIHYWLNMLLAAGVAVHVAAALKHHFVDRDSVLKSMLP, from the coding sequence ATGCCGCGCTATACCAACACCGCCATCCTGCTGCACTGGCTGATGGCCTTGCTGATCGTCGCCGCCTTTTCGCTGGGGCTGGTGATGACGGATATCCCCGGCATTACCCCTGCCAAACTCAAGTACTACTCCTGGCATAAGTGGATGGGCGTGACCGTGCTGGCGCTCGCCGCCGTCCGCCTGCTGTGGCGCCTGGCGCACAAGCCGCCCATGCATCCCGCCGGCATGCCCGCCTGGCAGGTGAAGGCGGCCGATGCCAGCCATGTGCTGCTCTATGTGCTGCTCTTTGCTGTGCCCATCTCCGGCTATCTGTACACAACGGCGTCCAATGTGCCGGTGGTGTATCTCGGCCTGTTCCAGATTCCCGCCCTGTTCGAGGGCACGCCCGAGCTCAAGGCGCTGTTCAAGCCCATCCATTACTGGCTGAACATGCTGCTGGCTGCAGGCGTGGCCGTGCATGTGGCCGCCGCACTGAAGCATCATTTCGTCGACCGCGATAGCGTGCTGAAGAGTATGCTGCCTTAA
- a CDS encoding YceI family protein translates to MKKTLLLGLLGVSLAAGAAVLKTDPAKTSVSAVFKQMNVPVESKFKKHAIVIDYNAAKPETSKVTVDVETASLDLGEAEMNREVAKKDWFNSAQFPKASFVSSAIKSAGPGKLNVSGKLTIKGKSADVNFPVTVKTEGGMQVFDGAVPIKRLAFNVGEGEWKDTGMVADEVTIKFHVVGQ, encoded by the coding sequence ATGAAGAAAACCCTCCTGCTCGGCCTGCTCGGCGTGTCCCTCGCGGCCGGCGCCGCCGTCCTGAAAACCGATCCGGCCAAGACTTCCGTGTCCGCCGTGTTCAAGCAGATGAATGTGCCGGTCGAGTCGAAGTTCAAGAAGCACGCTATCGTTATCGATTACAACGCGGCCAAACCGGAAACCTCCAAGGTGACCGTGGACGTGGAAACCGCCAGCCTCGACCTGGGCGAGGCGGAGATGAACCGCGAGGTGGCGAAAAAGGACTGGTTCAACTCGGCCCAGTTCCCGAAAGCCAGCTTCGTGTCGAGCGCCATCAAGAGCGCCGGTCCTGGCAAGCTCAACGTGAGCGGCAAGCTGACCATCAAGGGCAAGAGCGCCGATGTGAATTTCCCGGTGACGGTGAAAACGGAAGGCGGCATGCAGGTGTTCGACGGCGCGGTGCCCATCAAGCGCCTCGCTTTCAATGTCGGCGAAGGCGAATGGAAGGACACCGGCATGGTCGCCGATGAAGTGACGATCAAGTTCCACGTGGTAGGCCAATAA
- a CDS encoding YceI family protein — MKLKLLIAVLAAAAAGSAFSATTYNIDPNHTYPSFEADHKGLSLWRGKFNKTSGTIELDRAKKTGSMDVTIDAASIDFGHDKMNSHAMSADMFDVAKFPTVVYKGKSFTFQGDTPVGVEGELTLHGVTRPVALKINKFKCVMNEQMKREVCGADATAEFKRTDFGINYAIPAFAPEVTLRIQVEAIAAQ; from the coding sequence ATGAAATTGAAGCTGTTGATCGCTGTACTGGCTGCCGCTGCGGCAGGCTCTGCATTTTCCGCGACCACCTATAACATCGACCCGAACCACACCTACCCCAGCTTCGAAGCGGACCACAAGGGTCTGTCGCTCTGGCGCGGCAAGTTCAACAAGACCAGCGGCACCATCGAGCTCGACCGCGCCAAGAAGACCGGCAGCATGGACGTGACCATCGACGCGGCTTCCATCGATTTCGGCCATGACAAGATGAACTCGCACGCCATGTCCGCCGACATGTTCGACGTCGCCAAGTTCCCCACCGTGGTGTACAAGGGCAAGTCCTTCACCTTCCAGGGCGACACCCCGGTGGGCGTGGAAGGCGAGCTGACCCTGCACGGCGTGACCCGCCCCGTGGCACTGAAGATCAACAAGTTCAAGTGCGTGATGAACGAGCAGATGAAGCGCGAAGTCTGTGGCGCGGACGCGACCGCCGAGTTCAAGCGCACCGACTTCGGCATCAACTACGCCATCCCGGCCTTTGCACCGGAAGTCACCCTGCGCATTCAAGTGGAAGCGATCGCCGCGCAGTAA
- a CDS encoding GlsB/YeaQ/YmgE family stress response membrane protein, whose amino-acid sequence MSFIIWIVIGGVIGWLASLVMKTDAQQGLFLNVVVGIVGALLGGWLLSPLFGAGTINSDDFSVMSLVVSFLGAVILLAIVNLVFRGRAR is encoded by the coding sequence ATGAGCTTTATTATCTGGATCGTGATCGGCGGTGTGATTGGCTGGCTCGCCAGCCTGGTGATGAAAACGGACGCACAGCAAGGCCTGTTCCTGAACGTCGTCGTCGGTATCGTTGGCGCCCTGCTGGGCGGCTGGCTGCTGTCGCCACTGTTCGGCGCTGGCACCATCAATTCGGATGACTTCAGCGTCATGTCGCTGGTGGTCTCCTTCCTCGGCGCAGTTATTCTGCTGGCCATCGTGAACCTCGTGTTCCGCGGGCGCGCACGCTAA
- a CDS encoding S46 family peptidase, producing the protein MKKSLLALAILSAGAAYADEGMWMPQQLPQIAKQLKAAGLKLDPATLTKLTEFPAGAIVSLGGCSASFVSPQGLVVTNHHCVYGSIASNSTPERNLLANGFVAHSLAEELPASPGTRIFVTREVLNVTDKVITPDVAKLSGKARSDAIERNQKSLVAACEKDEGHRCSVPAFYGSLEYYLIKQLEIRDVRLVHAPAEGVGKFGGDTDNWMWPRHTGDYGFYRAYVSKDGKAADYSKDNVPYTPKHVLKLAREGVKEGDFVMAMGYPGRTNRHRLPSEVKFTFDWFYPAFVKASGETLAVIDRETKDSKDTALKYASQVAGINNYYKNRQGMIDSYADSDFLARKTAQHEELKAWVNADAKRKAEYAADIEKVEKLIAERDADTKADFYYGYSQPRLLNTARSLYRLAIESQKPDAERKAGYQTRDLPRFKSGVAALVRTYDPKVDKAIVMHHMKNYLAQPAAEHKAAFDAALGLRAGMSDAELSAALDKLYSGSQLGDAAVRTAWLDKKPADFQASNDAFIKAAVAMYEAAMKEEAEEEELAGNIQQAYASYMKAKIAFMKTKGQAVYPDANSTLRVTYGNVASRDHGADGTTWTAFTTVNGVVAKHTGKGEFNAPKAQLDAIKRKEFGKYADPKLKTVPVDFLATLDITGGNSGSAALNAKGELVGLAFDGTLDSIISDWDFNKAKTRDIQVDLRYILWNMKYVDKADNLLKEMGAE; encoded by the coding sequence ATGAAAAAATCTCTCCTTGCGCTCGCCATCCTGAGCGCGGGTGCAGCCTATGCCGACGAAGGCATGTGGATGCCCCAGCAGCTGCCGCAGATTGCAAAACAACTGAAAGCAGCGGGCCTGAAACTCGATCCCGCTACGCTGACCAAGCTGACCGAATTCCCGGCAGGCGCCATTGTGAGCCTGGGCGGCTGCTCGGCCTCCTTCGTGTCGCCGCAGGGCCTGGTGGTCACCAATCACCACTGCGTGTACGGCAGCATCGCCTCCAACTCCACGCCCGAGCGCAACCTGCTGGCGAACGGTTTCGTGGCGCACAGCCTGGCCGAAGAGCTGCCAGCCTCGCCCGGCACCCGCATCTTCGTGACCAGGGAAGTGCTGAACGTCACCGACAAGGTCATTACGCCCGACGTGGCGAAGCTGAGCGGCAAGGCGCGCAGCGATGCGATCGAACGCAACCAGAAATCCCTGGTGGCTGCCTGCGAAAAGGACGAAGGCCACCGCTGCAGCGTGCCCGCCTTCTACGGCAGCCTGGAGTACTACCTGATCAAGCAGCTGGAAATCCGCGACGTGCGCCTGGTGCACGCGCCTGCCGAAGGCGTGGGCAAGTTCGGCGGCGACACCGACAACTGGATGTGGCCGCGCCACACGGGCGACTACGGCTTCTACCGCGCCTACGTGAGCAAGGACGGCAAGGCCGCCGACTACAGCAAGGACAACGTCCCTTACACGCCGAAGCATGTGCTGAAGCTGGCCAGGGAAGGCGTGAAGGAAGGCGACTTCGTGATGGCCATGGGCTATCCCGGCCGCACCAACCGCCACCGCCTGCCTTCGGAAGTGAAGTTCACCTTCGACTGGTTCTATCCCGCCTTCGTGAAGGCCTCCGGCGAAACGCTGGCCGTCATCGACCGCGAGACCAAGGACAGCAAGGATACGGCGCTGAAGTACGCCAGCCAGGTCGCAGGCATCAACAACTACTACAAGAACCGCCAGGGCATGATCGACTCCTATGCGGACAGCGACTTCCTGGCGCGCAAGACCGCGCAGCATGAGGAGCTGAAGGCCTGGGTCAATGCGGATGCCAAGCGCAAGGCCGAATACGCCGCCGATATCGAAAAGGTGGAGAAGCTGATCGCCGAGCGCGATGCGGACACCAAGGCCGATTTCTACTACGGCTATTCGCAGCCGCGCCTGCTGAACACGGCCCGCTCGCTCTACCGTCTCGCCATCGAATCGCAGAAGCCTGACGCGGAGCGCAAGGCGGGCTACCAAACGCGCGATCTGCCCCGCTTCAAGTCGGGCGTGGCGGCGCTGGTGCGCACCTACGATCCGAAGGTGGACAAGGCCATCGTCATGCACCACATGAAGAACTACCTGGCGCAGCCAGCGGCCGAACACAAGGCAGCCTTCGATGCTGCGCTCGGCCTGCGCGCGGGCATGAGCGATGCGGAGCTGTCCGCCGCGCTGGACAAGCTGTACTCCGGCAGCCAGCTGGGCGACGCCGCCGTGCGCACCGCGTGGCTGGACAAGAAGCCTGCCGACTTCCAGGCCTCGAACGACGCCTTCATCAAGGCCGCCGTCGCCATGTACGAGGCGGCCATGAAGGAAGAAGCGGAAGAGGAGGAACTGGCCGGTAACATCCAGCAGGCCTACGCCAGCTACATGAAAGCGAAGATCGCCTTCATGAAGACCAAGGGCCAGGCCGTGTATCCGGATGCGAACAGCACCCTGCGCGTCACCTACGGCAACGTGGCAAGCCGCGACCACGGTGCGGACGGCACCACCTGGACCGCCTTCACCACCGTGAACGGCGTGGTCGCCAAGCACACGGGCAAGGGCGAGTTCAACGCGCCCAAGGCGCAGCTGGACGCCATCAAGCGCAAGGAGTTCGGCAAGTACGCCGATCCGAAGCTGAAGACCGTGCCGGTGGACTTCCTCGCCACGCTGGACATCACGGGCGGCAACTCCGGTTCCGCTGCGCTGAACGCCAAGGGCGAGCTGGTGGGCCTGGCCTTCGACGGCACGCTCGATTCCATCATCTCGGACTGGGACTTCAACAAGGCCAAGACCCGCGATATCCAGGTCGACCTGCGCTACATCCTTTGGAACATGAAGTATGTGGACAAGGCCGACAACCTGCTCAAAGAAATGGGCGCCGAGTAA
- a CDS encoding NADPH-dependent FMN reductase, with amino-acid sequence MSVKKVAVLIGSLRKESLTRKYAYAVAELAPSLQFEFIELGDLPLYNQDLDDGGNPPATWTALRAKIKASDAVLCVTPEHNRSIPAAMKNAIDIGSRPVGYSVWNGKPVGVVSQSPGALGGFGANHHLRQTMVTLGAPVMPAPDPYIGSSATYLDEQGKVNNERTKETLAKFGAAFERWIDANAPKA; translated from the coding sequence ATGTCCGTAAAAAAAGTCGCGGTACTGATTGGCAGCCTGCGCAAGGAATCACTCACCCGCAAATACGCCTACGCAGTGGCCGAGCTGGCGCCTTCGCTGCAGTTCGAGTTCATCGAACTCGGCGACCTGCCCCTGTATAACCAGGACCTGGACGACGGCGGCAACCCGCCCGCCACCTGGACGGCGCTGCGCGCGAAGATCAAGGCCAGCGACGCCGTGCTGTGCGTGACGCCGGAGCACAACCGCTCCATTCCGGCCGCGATGAAGAACGCCATCGATATCGGCTCGCGCCCCGTGGGCTACAGCGTCTGGAACGGCAAGCCTGTGGGCGTGGTGTCGCAGTCGCCGGGCGCGCTGGGCGGCTTCGGCGCCAACCACCACCTGCGCCAGACCATGGTCACGCTTGGCGCGCCGGTCATGCCCGCGCCGGACCCGTACATCGGCAGCTCCGCCACCTATCTGGACGAACAGGGCAAGGTCAATAACGAGCGCACCAAGGAAACCCTGGCCAAGTTCGGCGCCGCGTTCGAGCGCTGGATCGACGCCAACGCGCCAAAGGCCTAA